A section of the Aquificaceae bacterium genome encodes:
- a CDS encoding OmpA family protein, producing the protein MKKLGFLLMSSALLYAQDFSNMRILDGVNQVQRSIELAKRAEIDLKDPYHFEKARTSRDVANSLASSLDEAGSRLFMVKSFSALSKARAGRVELDNIEFIEQAEVKRVKKVEYGEYGEPLYYDEEEGSRIRVEYEKSLGLDISSLNSSLKYARENRALSCAPAELARAEVYYDAMAYELSKPQPSITKVVDFYGKAQTEINTAIQKVNIARDGNLECYTGKPFLPELAKAEPAPPPAPAPKPPQPQEELLMVTARVHFDFDKHNIKREYIPLLNEVVKALKENPGVRVRIEGFTDSIGPKAYNDRLALRRAQAVRDYLIKAGIPSERIEIAGFGKERYIADNATPIGRLTNRRAEFIVIQVPGQ; encoded by the coding sequence ATGAAAAAGCTTGGTTTCTTACTCATGAGCTCTGCACTCCTCTATGCACAGGACTTTTCTAACATGAGGATTCTTGATGGTGTAAATCAGGTCCAGAGAAGCATTGAGCTTGCAAAGAGAGCAGAAATTGACCTCAAAGACCCATATCACTTTGAGAAGGCGAGGACAAGCAGAGATGTGGCAAACTCCCTTGCTTCCAGTCTGGATGAGGCTGGCTCAAGGCTCTTTATGGTAAAGAGCTTCAGTGCCCTTTCAAAGGCAAGGGCAGGAAGGGTGGAGCTTGATAACATTGAATTCATAGAGCAGGCAGAGGTAAAGAGGGTTAAGAAGGTTGAATACGGTGAGTATGGTGAGCCACTATACTATGATGAGGAGGAAGGCTCAAGAATAAGGGTTGAGTATGAAAAGAGTCTTGGGCTGGACATAAGCTCTCTCAATTCAAGCCTCAAGTATGCAAGAGAGAACAGGGCTCTTAGCTGTGCACCCGCCGAGCTTGCAAGGGCTGAGGTTTATTATGATGCCATGGCTTACGAGCTCTCAAAACCCCAGCCAAGCATTACAAAGGTTGTGGATTTTTACGGAAAGGCGCAGACTGAAATAAACACTGCCATACAGAAAGTAAACATAGCCAGGGACGGAAACCTTGAATGCTACACAGGTAAGCCCTTCCTTCCGGAGCTTGCAAAGGCTGAACCAGCTCCTCCTCCCGCTCCAGCTCCCAAGCCACCTCAGCCTCAGGAAGAGCTCCTCATGGTGACCGCAAGGGTTCACTTTGATTTTGATAAACACAACATAAAGAGGGAATACATACCGCTTCTTAATGAGGTGGTTAAAGCTCTCAAGGAAAACCCTGGCGTGAGAGTAAGGATAGAGGGCTTTACCGACAGCATCGGTCCAAAGGCTTACAATGACAGGCTTGCTCTAAGGAGAGCTCAGGCTGTAAGAGACTACCTTATTAAAGCTGGTATACCTTCAGAGAGGATAGAAATAGCAGGCT
- the dtd gene encoding D-aminoacyl-tRNA deacylase, translated as MRAVLQRVKESRVLVDGSEVARIGEGLNILLGVGVGDTEDDVKKLVEKIINLRIFEGSSGKFNLSLLDIMGSALVVSQFTLYANIRKGRRPSFELAEKPERARELYELFVERLSEHVPTQCGMFGAMMEVHIVNWGPVTIILDSKEI; from the coding sequence ATGAGGGCTGTTCTGCAAAGGGTAAAAGAGTCAAGGGTTCTTGTGGATGGCTCGGAGGTTGCACGCATAGGTGAGGGGCTCAACATACTACTGGGGGTTGGGGTGGGTGATACTGAAGATGACGTTAAAAAGCTCGTAGAAAAGATAATAAACCTGCGTATCTTTGAAGGCTCCTCCGGAAAGTTCAACCTTTCTCTTCTTGATATAATGGGCTCTGCACTTGTTGTATCCCAGTTTACGCTCTATGCCAACATAAGAAAGGGCAGAAGACCCAGCTTTGAGCTTGCAGAAAAGCCTGAGAGGGCAAGGGAGCTCTATGAGCTCTTTGTAGAAAGACTCTCGGAGCATGTGCCCACCCAGTGTGGTATGTTCGGTGCCATGATGGAGGTTCATATAGTCAACTGGGGACCTGTTACCATAATACTTGACAGCAAGGAGATTTAG
- a CDS encoding DUF87 domain-containing protein — translation MKEYLEILRREVATASKSLKIASPWIDQCMLEKLLEVLPRGVRLEVILRAGELRDLSITGEGTFKALERYGAELYINEKLHAKLILIDDRLALVGSANLTRPGLEEDGNLEVMVALHGEEARRLLELFEDYKRRSVRLFEDTVAVVLSVESSTEAVVALFENLPEQSFLWAQREHGRLLCKLTKVYTHTGQPESLEGPSESRVWAVAYLRTSLRASGLMGKVRVLLELREKEEGYFGTPLSGLRPGDQLLPVREGDEDLKRVMKTNLSGYSMDLPVRVGNLVGRPVSVYVDLAKISSMHMAILGTTGSGKTTFVARLIENTPPAVCKTFVFDLFGEYRQKLRIEESRIHHVRIPYTLLPLWVEDIKELFREYGLLLQEKGEEERTFLTHMRTYIKPDLRLSAYAERGLGDMLLEASKGGLKKEVLEVLRMLSKDMGEEVLQNQPQVFRLLGEALSSPADVVIIDLRDVVNINTRLNMTGLLLREIMSIARSKPSRRLLVLEEAHNFAPERGATEVPAGRENLAISMTKRIALEGRKFGVGLLAVSQRPANLSKYVLSQLNTQAIFRLITQNDINAVSQFFEYPYEDQVRLLPTLKPGHLFLSGIAVPFSMLLEIEL, via the coding sequence ATGAAGGAATATCTTGAGATACTCAGAAGGGAAGTGGCAACAGCCAGCAAGAGCCTGAAGATAGCCTCTCCCTGGATTGACCAGTGCATGCTTGAAAAACTCCTCGAGGTGCTTCCTAGAGGTGTGAGGCTTGAGGTTATACTCAGAGCCGGGGAGCTTAGGGACTTGAGCATAACGGGAGAGGGCACTTTTAAAGCTCTTGAAAGGTATGGTGCTGAGCTATACATAAACGAAAAGCTTCATGCGAAGCTCATACTGATAGACGACAGACTAGCCCTTGTGGGTTCTGCAAACCTCACAAGACCGGGACTTGAGGAGGATGGCAATTTAGAGGTCATGGTCGCCCTGCATGGAGAGGAGGCAAGGAGGCTTCTTGAGCTCTTTGAGGACTACAAAAGAAGGTCTGTAAGACTCTTTGAGGATACGGTGGCGGTTGTTCTGTCCGTTGAATCTTCCACAGAGGCGGTGGTGGCTCTCTTTGAAAACCTCCCAGAGCAGTCCTTTCTGTGGGCTCAAAGGGAGCATGGAAGGCTTCTGTGCAAGCTCACAAAGGTATACACCCATACAGGTCAGCCAGAATCCTTAGAGGGTCCCTCTGAAAGCAGGGTCTGGGCTGTTGCCTACCTCAGAACCTCTCTCAGGGCGTCTGGTCTTATGGGAAAGGTCAGGGTGCTCCTTGAGCTCAGAGAAAAAGAGGAGGGCTACTTTGGCACACCCCTCTCCGGTCTTCGTCCGGGTGACCAGCTTCTTCCTGTAAGAGAGGGGGATGAGGACCTCAAGAGGGTTATGAAAACAAACCTCTCTGGCTATTCAATGGACTTGCCTGTGAGGGTTGGAAACCTTGTGGGAAGGCCAGTATCAGTTTATGTGGACCTTGCAAAAATAAGCTCCATGCACATGGCTATCCTCGGGACCACAGGCTCTGGAAAGACCACCTTTGTGGCAAGGCTCATTGAAAACACGCCACCCGCTGTATGCAAAACCTTTGTCTTTGACCTGTTCGGAGAGTACAGGCAGAAGCTCAGAATTGAAGAGAGCAGAATTCACCACGTAAGAATACCCTATACACTTCTTCCTCTATGGGTGGAGGATATAAAGGAGCTCTTTAGAGAATATGGACTTTTACTTCAGGAGAAAGGTGAGGAGGAAAGGACATTCCTCACCCACATGAGGACTTACATAAAACCGGACCTCAGACTCTCCGCTTATGCTGAAAGAGGCCTGGGAGACATGCTCCTTGAGGCTTCTAAGGGTGGACTGAAAAAGGAGGTGCTTGAAGTGCTCCGTATGTTGTCAAAAGACATGGGTGAAGAGGTCCTCCAGAATCAACCACAAGTCTTCAGGTTGCTGGGTGAAGCCCTCAGCTCACCTGCTGATGTGGTCATAATAGACCTCAGGGATGTGGTGAACATAAACACCAGGCTAAACATGACGGGGCTCCTTCTCAGAGAGATAATGTCCATTGCCAGGTCAAAACCTTCAAGAAGGCTCCTTGTTCTTGAAGAAGCTCACAACTTTGCTCCAGAGAGGGGAGCCACGGAGGTTCCTGCAGGCAGGGAGAACCTGGCCATAAGTATGACAAAGAGGATAGCCCTTGAAGGAAGAAAGTTTGGAGTTGGTCTTCTGGCTGTCTCTCAGAGACCTGCAAACTTGAGCAAGTATGTGCTCTCTCAACTCAACACTCAGGCAATCTTCAGGCTGATAACGCAGAATGACATAAACGCAGTTTCACAGTTCTTTGAATATCCCTACGAAGACCAGGTCAGGTTGTTACCCACCCTCAAACCGGGTCACCTTTTCCTGAGCGGTATAGCCGTGCCCTTCAGCATGCTTTTAGAAATAGAACTCTAA
- the coaE gene encoding dephospho-CoA kinase (Dephospho-CoA kinase (CoaE) performs the final step in coenzyme A biosynthesis.), which yields MLKIALTGNLGSGKSTVGRFFQEAGFQVFDADGIIRSFYEERGEVYTEVVRAFGSEILDEGGEIDRKRLADMVFKDAEKLRLLENITHIALYKRLEEEFRKIPEKGVVVVEASLLVEKGTYRNYHATLLVYAPYEVCRDRALRAGYSPEDFERRWKNQMPPEKKLRYAHFILENRGTLDNLRSRTLELVRVFRNWVEFQNEGIS from the coding sequence ATGCTAAAGATAGCCCTGACGGGAAACCTTGGCTCGGGCAAGTCCACTGTGGGAAGGTTTTTTCAGGAAGCGGGCTTTCAGGTTTTTGATGCAGATGGGATTATAAGGAGCTTTTACGAAGAAAGGGGTGAGGTCTACACAGAGGTGGTAAGGGCTTTTGGCAGTGAAATACTTGATGAAGGTGGAGAAATTGACAGGAAAAGGCTTGCTGACATGGTTTTTAAGGACGCTGAAAAGCTCAGGCTTTTAGAGAATATAACCCACATAGCCCTTTACAAAAGGCTTGAAGAGGAGTTCAGGAAAATTCCAGAAAAGGGTGTGGTAGTTGTTGAGGCAAGCCTTCTCGTGGAAAAGGGCACCTACAGAAACTACCATGCAACTCTTCTGGTGTATGCACCCTATGAGGTATGCAGAGATAGAGCCCTGAGAGCTGGCTACAGTCCTGAAGACTTTGAAAGAAGGTGGAAAAATCAGATGCCTCCAGAGAAAAAGCTCAGATACGCCCACTTTATTTTGGAGAACAGGGGAACTCTGGATAACCTTAGAAGTAGAACACTTGAGCTTGTGAGGGTTTTCAGAAACTGGGTGGAGTTTCAGAATGAAGGAATATCTTGA
- a CDS encoding cytochrome c, with product MKRLFAVLFLINLSFAVEGELIFKNSCMRCHTDKDKKPLGYLKEKYKGKPEAVAELARRCPWGQGLSEMEIELVSKWLAGVK from the coding sequence ATGAAGAGGCTTTTTGCTGTGCTATTTCTTATAAATCTTAGCTTCGCTGTGGAAGGAGAGCTCATTTTCAAAAACTCCTGTATGAGATGCCACACCGATAAGGACAAGAAGCCACTGGGCTATCTGAAGGAAAAATATAAAGGCAAGCCGGAGGCGGTTGCGGAGCTCGCCAGAAGGTGCCCATGGGGTCAGGGTCTGTCGGAGATGGAGATAGAGCTGGTGAGCAAGTGGCTGGCGGGTGTTAAGTAG
- the glp gene encoding gephyrin-like molybdotransferase Glp translates to MLTPYEDALELLLENTEPLPTEKIFLWNTLDRVLAEDIKADTDKPPFDNSAMDGYAVRSEDISEVPARLRLVGEAPAGGDADIRVEKGTAVRIFTGAPIPEGADTVVPVEFTKLEGEYVLVEKSLRKGANVRLRGEEIKGGEVILQRGTRVRRYEVSLMASVGRVMVEVFRRPKVAILSTGDEIRELGEALERPSHIRSSNNHALYAGALELGCEVVHLGIVRDEPEEIERVLRDVESFDIFVSTGGVSVGDKDFVQRLVKEMGFEVLFHKLRIKPAKPVLLARRGRSLFFGLPGNPVSCIMAFDLLVKPAIRRMQGFQECRPPLYRAELVRGFSRKDAERREFVRARFWQRDGRLFCDYSPKTQSHMLTSYVDANCYMVVYEDVHELKAGQVVDIIPFDW, encoded by the coding sequence ATGCTAACACCTTACGAGGATGCACTGGAGCTGCTACTCGAAAACACAGAACCCTTGCCCACTGAAAAGATTTTCCTGTGGAATACCCTTGACAGAGTGCTTGCAGAGGACATAAAGGCGGATACAGACAAGCCTCCCTTTGACAACTCTGCAATGGATGGTTATGCGGTCAGAAGTGAGGACATCTCAGAAGTCCCTGCAAGGCTCAGGCTTGTGGGAGAGGCTCCGGCGGGTGGTGATGCGGACATAAGAGTGGAAAAGGGCACAGCGGTAAGGATATTCACCGGGGCTCCCATACCAGAGGGTGCGGACACGGTGGTGCCCGTGGAGTTTACAAAGCTTGAAGGAGAGTATGTGCTTGTGGAAAAGTCCCTAAGAAAGGGTGCCAATGTAAGACTGAGGGGTGAAGAGATAAAAGGAGGTGAGGTAATCCTCCAGAGGGGGACAAGAGTCAGAAGGTATGAGGTTAGTCTTATGGCTTCTGTGGGCAGAGTAATGGTGGAGGTCTTCAGAAGACCGAAGGTTGCCATCCTCTCAACGGGGGATGAAATAAGGGAGCTGGGAGAAGCCCTCGAAAGGCCCTCTCACATAAGAAGCTCCAACAACCATGCCCTGTATGCGGGGGCTTTAGAGCTTGGGTGTGAAGTGGTTCACTTAGGGATAGTGAGGGATGAGCCTGAGGAGATAGAAAGGGTGCTCAGGGATGTGGAGAGCTTTGACATATTTGTAAGCACGGGAGGCGTGTCTGTTGGTGATAAGGACTTTGTGCAGAGGCTCGTAAAGGAGATGGGCTTTGAGGTCCTCTTTCACAAGCTCAGGATAAAGCCTGCAAAGCCAGTGCTCCTTGCAAGAAGGGGCAGGAGCCTCTTCTTCGGTCTTCCTGGAAACCCTGTTTCCTGCATCATGGCTTTTGACCTTCTTGTAAAGCCTGCCATAAGGAGGATGCAGGGATTTCAGGAGTGCAGACCGCCTCTATACAGGGCGGAGCTGGTGAGGGGCTTTTCAAGAAAAGATGCGGAAAGAAGGGAGTTTGTGAGGGCAAGATTCTGGCAGAGAGATGGAAGGCTCTTCTGCGACTACTCCCCAAAAACCCAGTCCCACATGCTCACCTCCTACGTGGATGCCAACTGTTACATGGTGGTATACGAGGACGTGCATGAGCTTAAGGCAGGGCAGGTGGTGGACATAATCCCCTTTGACTGGTGA
- a CDS encoding nucleotidyltransferase domain-containing protein, whose amino-acid sequence MGKKEIERLRGQVLQTLGERLNMEKCLLLLYGSTALGEDTELSDIDLALDCLEPLDDRLFLEIVEELSLRVDTPRKIELVEIRRLSEEFLESIIKGAVLWHVGRDYLKSWFRQRRL is encoded by the coding sequence ATGGGAAAGAAGGAGATAGAAAGGTTAAGAGGGCAGGTGCTTCAGACTCTGGGAGAAAGGCTAAACATGGAAAAATGCCTTCTTCTGCTGTATGGCTCAACCGCTCTGGGAGAGGATACGGAGCTTTCCGACATAGACCTTGCACTGGACTGTCTTGAACCCCTTGATGACAGGCTGTTCCTTGAGATTGTAGAGGAGCTGAGTCTGAGAGTGGATACACCCAGAAAGATTGAGCTGGTGGAAATAAGAAGGCTTTCGGAAGAGTTCCTTGAAAGTATCATAAAAGGAGCGGTGCTATGGCATGTGGGGAGAGACTACTTAAAAAGCTGGTTCAGACAGAGAAGGCTCTGA
- a CDS encoding nucleotidyltransferase substrate binding protein, which translates to MACGERLLKKLVQTEKALKKLEGVRALEERLEEELLYEVATKRFEYTFESLWKTIRLFLLEKKGLECNSPMDCLKGFYSVGLLSREVAEKIAKTVRLRNEVVHIYDFSLAGRAYVDINSTALPLFRAVVERIKEECQKED; encoded by the coding sequence ATGGCATGTGGGGAGAGACTACTTAAAAAGCTGGTTCAGACAGAGAAGGCTCTGAAAAAGCTGGAAGGGGTAAGGGCTCTTGAGGAAAGGCTTGAAGAGGAGCTTCTCTACGAAGTGGCTACAAAGAGGTTTGAATACACCTTTGAAAGCCTGTGGAAGACAATAAGACTTTTTCTGCTTGAAAAGAAGGGGCTTGAGTGCAACTCACCCATGGATTGCCTAAAGGGCTTTTATTCGGTGGGTCTTCTCAGCAGGGAAGTTGCGGAGAAAATCGCAAAAACGGTCAGGCTCAGGAACGAAGTGGTCCACATCTACGACTTTTCTCTTGCGGGGAGAGCATATGTAGACATAAACTCAACCGCACTGCCCCTCTTCAGGGCGGTGGTTGAAAGAATAAAAGAGGAGTGCCAGAAGGAGGATTAG
- the sreC gene encoding sulfur reductase subunit SreC, with amino-acid sequence MHPPVSLIWFFLTAGVSIGLFTFTYFMEFLTLFGRNTAMPRNAVLISLIISLILIGLGAIGASFHLGHKLRAWKAIRRFHTSWLSREAVFSGAYGFTLLLYGLSYYFNAQPFLQHLLGITTFILGWLSALSTAMIYASNKFVLEWNTSFTVLYYLNMYLMLGSSAFLALTYHYRPEFIPAYLFLTFLFLSLGLAFRIAFNIRQFLISRPTINEALNLPHNRPIRVLDTGSTTDNYCTTEFYYKKGKDLLGSVLPVAYILTFVVPLFLVLYSWITGNYNYTFYAITFASLVVGSFLERWCFFVEGNHVQNLFYGLYPEEGYRLRKGYMERKKTVIRL; translated from the coding sequence ATGCACCCACCAGTCTCTCTTATATGGTTTTTCCTTACCGCCGGTGTTTCTATAGGCCTCTTTACCTTTACCTACTTTATGGAATTTCTCACTCTCTTTGGCAGAAACACTGCCATGCCCAGGAATGCGGTTCTTATATCTCTCATCATTTCTCTCATTCTCATAGGTCTGGGTGCTATAGGGGCAAGTTTTCACCTTGGACACAAGTTGAGAGCGTGGAAGGCAATAAGACGTTTTCACACCTCCTGGCTTTCAAGGGAGGCAGTCTTCAGCGGGGCTTATGGTTTTACCCTACTTCTGTATGGGCTTTCTTACTACTTTAACGCACAGCCCTTTTTGCAGCACTTGCTTGGAATAACAACCTTTATCCTCGGCTGGCTTTCAGCCCTCTCTACTGCCATGATATATGCCAGCAACAAGTTCGTGCTTGAGTGGAACACATCTTTCACAGTTCTTTACTACCTCAATATGTATCTCATGCTTGGCTCTTCAGCCTTTCTGGCTCTTACTTACCACTACAGACCGGAGTTTATTCCCGCCTACCTTTTCCTTACCTTCCTTTTCCTGTCCCTGGGTCTTGCCTTCAGGATAGCCTTTAACATAAGACAGTTTCTCATATCAAGACCCACCATAAACGAAGCCCTCAACCTTCCTCACAACAGACCAATCAGGGTTCTTGACACGGGTAGCACCACCGATAACTACTGCACCACGGAGTTCTACTACAAAAAAGGGAAAGACCTTCTGGGCTCTGTTCTTCCCGTTGCATACATACTCACCTTCGTGGTTCCCCTCTTTCTGGTGCTCTACTCCTGGATTACTGGCAACTATAACTACACCTTCTACGCCATAACCTTTGCAAGCCTCGTGGTGGGGAGCTTTCTCGAAAGGTGGTGCTTCTTTGTGGAAGGAAACCATGTGCAGAACCTCTTTTATGGGCTTTATCCTGAGGAGGGCTACAGGCTGAGAAAGGGCTACATGGAGAGGAAAAAGACTGTTATAAGGCTCTAA
- the sreB gene encoding sulfur reductase subunit SreB, with the protein MAQFALVIDLNTCVGCHACATNCKEWNTQAAFGPLSDFDPYGKEPQGVWYNRIMSYEMGEFPNTQVFHLPKSCLHCQDAPCVPVCPTGASYKREQDGIVLVNYDDCIGCKLCSWSCPYGCREFDEADKVMKKCTLCIDRIYDESLPPEHRRPACVLTCPARARFFGDIEDPESEVYRVIKERNGFVLFSDMGTNPGNHYLPRTETKVHVDEHLLKHDNPLFLEVLRRHHVGG; encoded by the coding sequence ATGGCACAGTTTGCCCTTGTAATAGACCTAAACACATGCGTTGGCTGTCATGCCTGCGCTACCAACTGTAAGGAGTGGAACACTCAAGCTGCCTTTGGTCCCCTTTCCGACTTTGACCCCTATGGAAAGGAACCACAGGGCGTATGGTATAACAGGATAATGAGCTATGAGATGGGTGAATTTCCCAACACGCAGGTCTTTCATCTTCCCAAGTCCTGTCTGCACTGTCAGGATGCGCCCTGTGTGCCTGTCTGTCCAACTGGAGCCAGCTATAAGAGAGAGCAGGATGGTATAGTGCTGGTAAACTACGATGACTGCATAGGCTGTAAACTCTGCTCCTGGTCATGCCCCTACGGCTGTAGGGAGTTTGATGAAGCGGACAAGGTGATGAAAAAGTGCACCCTCTGCATAGACAGGATATACGACGAGTCCCTGCCACCAGAACATAGAAGACCTGCCTGTGTTCTTACCTGTCCTGCAAGGGCGAGGTTCTTTGGGGACATAGAAGACCCAGAAAGTGAAGTATACAGAGTTATAAAGGAGCGAAACGGCTTCGTGCTCTTCTCTGATATGGGAACAAACCCCGGCAATCACTATCTACCAAGGACAGAAACAAAGGTTCATGTGGATGAACACCTCTTAAAGCACGATAACCCGCTCTTCCTTGAAGTTTTAAGAAGACATCATGTAGGAGGTTAA
- a CDS encoding CZB domain-containing protein: MPLTKLSELVKDADIYISQHALYINKLERAIKEGKPFEHKDCHSCNFGKRWDELVAPVKGELPEDVMAVLEEIESIHCEFHEISMQIDLENRKETDAENLKRMKELSTKLFQKLLSLKQLINKEA, encoded by the coding sequence ATGCCTTTGACTAAGCTTTCTGAGTTGGTAAAGGATGCGGACATTTACATATCTCAGCACGCTCTTTACATAAACAAGCTGGAAAGAGCTATAAAGGAAGGCAAACCCTTTGAGCACAAGGACTGCCATAGCTGTAATTTTGGCAAAAGGTGGGATGAGTTGGTAGCTCCAGTAAAGGGGGAACTTCCAGAAGATGTAATGGCTGTATTGGAAGAGATAGAGAGTATTCACTGTGAATTTCATGAGATTAGCATGCAAATAGATTTAGAAAACAGGAAGGAAACTGATGCGGAAAACCTTAAGAGAATGAAAGAATTGTCAACTAAACTTTTTCAAAAACTTTTATCTCTAAAACAGCTAATTAATAAGGAGGCTTAG
- a CDS encoding Uma2 family endonuclease: MKVVEKKRYTIEDYERLPEGSPYQLIEGELIMSPAPGYEHQETEKRFFIKLYELVEKTKKGKVFIAPFDVYLDQENAYQPDIVVLLEGSKAKISQKGIEGAPDIVVEILSPSTAYYDLTEKKEVYERSGVKEYWIVDPKRKTFEVYANSQEGFKLISKAKEKGSVKSELLGIDLDLKEVFGEV, encoded by the coding sequence GTGAAGGTAGTAGAAAAGAAAAGATACACCATTGAGGACTACGAGCGCTTGCCAGAGGGTAGCCCTTATCAACTTATTGAGGGAGAGCTTATCATGAGCCCAGCGCCAGGTTATGAGCATCAAGAAACAGAGAAGAGATTTTTTATTAAGCTATACGAGCTTGTGGAAAAGACAAAAAAAGGCAAAGTTTTTATAGCTCCTTTTGATGTCTACCTTGACCAAGAGAACGCCTATCAGCCTGATATAGTGGTGTTGCTTGAAGGTTCAAAAGCAAAGATAAGCCAAAAAGGTATAGAAGGAGCACCTGACATTGTTGTGGAAATACTCTCACCTTCAACAGCCTATTATGACCTGACGGAGAAAAAAGAAGTTTATGAGCGCTCAGGCGTTAAAGAATACTGGATTGTAGACCCAAAAAGAAAGACCTTTGAGGTTTACGCCAACTCCCAAGAAGGCTTTAAGCTCATATCCAAAGCAAAAGAAAAGGGCTCTGTAAAGTCTGAACTTCTGGGTATAGATTTAGACCTGAAAGAAGTATTTGGTGAGGTGTAA
- a CDS encoding SDR family NAD(P)-dependent oxidoreductase, giving the protein MESFLVTGCAGFIGWKVSEKLLQKGFKVVGVDNMNDYYDTRLKEYRLGLLKEYENFTFYHMDIEDRHSLEEAFKRHSFDCVINEAARAGVRYSIENPQVYFTTNVLGTLNLLELCRERGIKKFVLASTSSLYAGQPMPFREDLPVNTPISPYAASKKSAEVLCYTYHYLYGIDVSVVRYFTVYGPAGRPDMSIFRFIKWVLEGKTLEVFGDGSQSRDFTYIDDIAEGTILATKPLGYEIINLGNNNPHTLLEVIGLIEKYTGKKAQLELKDFHKADMKATWADIQKAESLLGWKPQVSLEEGIKRTVEWTLKNWGWVKEVRV; this is encoded by the coding sequence ATGGAGAGCTTTCTGGTCACCGGCTGTGCGGGCTTTATAGGGTGGAAGGTTTCAGAGAAGCTCCTTCAAAAGGGTTTTAAAGTTGTTGGCGTGGACAACATGAACGATTACTACGATACAAGGCTGAAGGAATACAGGCTGGGGCTTCTGAAGGAGTATGAGAACTTTACCTTCTACCATATGGATATTGAGGACAGGCATTCACTGGAAGAGGCCTTTAAAAGGCATTCCTTTGACTGTGTGATAAACGAGGCGGCAAGGGCAGGGGTCAGGTATTCCATAGAAAACCCCCAAGTTTACTTTACCACCAATGTGCTGGGAACTCTCAACCTCCTTGAGCTCTGCAGGGAGCGGGGCATAAAAAAGTTTGTGCTCGCTTCCACTTCATCCCTTTATGCAGGACAGCCCATGCCCTTCAGGGAAGACCTGCCGGTGAACACACCCATATCGCCCTACGCTGCCTCCAAAAAGTCTGCAGAGGTGCTGTGCTACACATACCACTACCTGTATGGCATAGATGTGTCTGTGGTTCGATATTTTACCGTCTACGGTCCTGCAGGAAGGCCTGACATGAGCATCTTCAGGTTCATAAAGTGGGTTCTGGAAGGGAAGACACTTGAGGTCTTTGGCGACGGTTCCCAGAGCAGGGACTTTACCTACATTGACGACATTGCAGAGGGAACCATACTGGCCACAAAGCCCCTAGGCTACGAGATAATAAACCTGGGCAACAACAACCCCCACACTCTACTGGAGGTTATAGGTCTCATAGAAAAATACACGGGCAAAAAGGCACAGCTTGAGCTAAAAGATTTCCACAAAGCTGATATGAAAGCCACATGGGCGGACATTCAGAAGGCTGAGAGTCTTCTTGGCTGGAAGCCTCAGGTGAGCCTTGAGGAGGGTATAAAAAGGACTGTGGAATGGACTCTGAAGAACTGGGGGTGGGTAAAGGAGGTGAGGGTTTAA